In one Shinella zoogloeoides genomic region, the following are encoded:
- a CDS encoding FadR/GntR family transcriptional regulator — MTDTAFDLFGRISHSRTSDEVVRQIELLLLEGVLRDGDRLPGERELSKRFDVSRPILREALKELENRGLLISQHGGGTYVADIIGQVFSRPVVDLIARHQRATEDYIEYRRELEGITAELAARRATDYDRQMLTRIMGAMRAAHENGSFDAELETDVELHNAVGEAAHNIVLLHTLRACYRLLAQGIFFHRHLVFSSPEARGHLLAQHEAIYAAIMAGDGPAARHAAQAHMDYIAVAIREAERSGEWQRISQLRMQKHGTLPQA; from the coding sequence GTGACAGACACCGCCTTCGACCTTTTCGGCCGCATCAGCCACAGCCGGACCTCCGACGAGGTCGTGCGGCAGATCGAGCTATTGCTGCTCGAGGGCGTGCTGCGCGACGGCGACCGGCTGCCCGGTGAGCGGGAACTTTCCAAGCGTTTCGACGTGTCTCGGCCGATCCTGCGCGAGGCACTGAAGGAGCTGGAGAACCGCGGGCTGCTGATCAGCCAGCACGGCGGCGGCACCTATGTCGCCGACATCATCGGCCAGGTCTTCTCCCGCCCCGTCGTCGACCTCATCGCCCGCCACCAGCGGGCGACGGAGGACTATATCGAATACCGCCGCGAGCTGGAGGGCATCACTGCGGAACTCGCCGCGCGCCGGGCGACGGACTACGACCGGCAGATGCTGACCCGCATCATGGGGGCGATGCGCGCGGCGCATGAAAACGGCTCGTTCGACGCGGAGCTGGAAACCGATGTCGAATTACACAACGCCGTCGGCGAGGCGGCGCACAATATCGTGCTGCTCCATACGCTCAGGGCCTGCTACCGGCTGCTGGCGCAGGGGATCTTTTTCCACCGCCACCTCGTTTTCTCCTCGCCGGAAGCGCGCGGACACCTGCTCGCCCAGCACGAGGCGATCTATGCCGCGATCATGGCCGGCGACGGGCCTGCGGCGCGGCATGCCGCCCAAGCGCATATGGACTATATCGCCGTCGCGATCCGGGAAGCCGAGCGCAGTGGCGAATGGCAGAGAATCTCCCAATTGCGCATGCAAAAACACGGGACTCTCCCACAAGCCTGA
- a CDS encoding DUF3422 family protein translates to MAKGSFAFPQATARAQALGEIHARPYALVPSPRVIFQLAFLTEGGSAVDHAVMAELSRSRGISPPGRDSSHHVLSWGQGTLRWERHTEFSTYFWDAPAPEKFGGEVPVHPFGDSFSPPGTLISGIRLEIRPDSPEAREAVSAFDPTSLCYSEIKNGQGVVLTDFRQNGDGLTQILVIDRGMTEAGRGALVQRLLDIETYRTLAMMGLPLAQSLSPDIRRIEDGLTGITNAMKQHAREKADELLTEITRLAAELEANAALSLYRFGASRAYYGIVQERIRTLAEMAVPGYETLGFFLERRLAPAMRTCQSVEERQANLSRKLARATALLRSWIDVELEQLNSTLLNSMDRRAKLQLRLQQTVEGLSVAAISYYVVGLFGYVAKAAHGLGLPVKPETLTGIAVPFVILGMWLLVRAIRHRHAEEDKH, encoded by the coding sequence ATGGCAAAAGGCAGCTTCGCCTTTCCGCAGGCGACAGCGCGTGCGCAGGCGCTCGGCGAAATTCATGCAAGACCGTATGCGCTGGTGCCGTCGCCGCGCGTCATCTTCCAGCTTGCGTTCCTCACGGAAGGCGGCTCGGCGGTGGACCATGCGGTAATGGCGGAACTGTCGCGCTCGCGCGGCATCTCGCCGCCGGGGCGCGATTCCAGCCACCACGTTTTGAGCTGGGGGCAGGGCACGCTGCGCTGGGAGCGGCATACGGAATTCTCGACCTATTTCTGGGATGCGCCCGCGCCGGAGAAATTCGGCGGCGAGGTTCCGGTGCATCCGTTCGGCGACAGCTTTTCGCCGCCCGGCACGCTGATCTCCGGCATCCGCCTCGAAATCCGGCCGGATTCGCCGGAAGCGCGCGAGGCGGTCTCGGCGTTCGACCCGACGAGCCTCTGTTACAGCGAGATCAAGAACGGCCAGGGCGTCGTGCTCACCGACTTCCGCCAGAACGGTGACGGGCTGACGCAGATCCTCGTCATCGACCGCGGCATGACGGAGGCCGGGCGCGGCGCGCTCGTCCAGCGCCTGCTCGACATCGAGACCTATCGCACGCTGGCCATGATGGGCCTGCCGCTCGCCCAGTCGCTTTCGCCGGATATCCGCCGCATCGAGGACGGGCTGACGGGCATCACCAACGCGATGAAGCAGCACGCCCGCGAAAAGGCCGACGAGCTGCTGACGGAAATCACCCGGCTTGCGGCGGAGCTGGAGGCGAATGCCGCGCTCAGCCTCTACCGCTTCGGCGCCAGCCGCGCCTATTACGGCATCGTGCAGGAGCGCATCCGCACCCTGGCGGAAATGGCGGTGCCCGGCTACGAAACGCTCGGCTTCTTCCTCGAGCGGCGCCTGGCGCCCGCCATGCGCACCTGTCAGTCGGTCGAGGAGCGGCAGGCGAACCTGTCACGAAAGCTCGCCCGCGCCACGGCGCTGCTCAGGAGCTGGATCGACGTGGAGCTGGAACAGCTCAACTCGACGCTGCTCAATTCGATGGACCGGCGCGCCAAGCTGCAGCTCCGCCTGCAGCAGACCGTCGAAGGCCTGTCCGTGGCGGCGATCTCCTACTATGTCGTCGGGCTTTTCGGTTATGTCGCCAAGGCGGCGCACGGGTTGGGCCTGCCGGTGAAGCCGGAAACGCTGACCGGCATCGCGGTGCCCTTCGTCATCCTCGGCATGTGGCTGCTCGTTCGCGCGATCCGTCATCGCCACGCGGAAGAGGACAAGCACTGA
- a CDS encoding LysR family transcriptional regulator — MTNLGDLEIFSRVISMGSMSAAGRALGLSPAVVSKRVKRLEERLGTRLFQRTTRQISLTEAGQGFYERIVGILSGIEEAEAFVSGRSGAVRGTLRISAPTSFGRMHIAPNLKGFMDAYPELVVNLLLTDDFSDIVGGGFDLAIRIGELSDSSLVARRLASVRRVLCASPDYIARHGMPASLEDLANHVCLPPHTQDVWRLEGPEGNVTYRPHGPLYTNSSEVVREAVFSGMGIALRSTWDVGPALKTGELSQVLPDYEGSRNVVLSAVYPSRQFLPVKVRLFIDYLADLYGPLPYWER; from the coding sequence GTGACAAATCTCGGCGATCTCGAAATCTTCTCCCGCGTCATTTCAATGGGAAGCATGTCGGCGGCGGGGCGGGCCCTCGGGCTTTCGCCCGCCGTCGTCTCCAAGCGCGTGAAACGGCTGGAGGAACGCCTCGGCACCCGACTTTTCCAGCGCACCACCCGGCAGATTTCACTGACGGAAGCGGGCCAGGGCTTCTACGAGCGCATCGTCGGCATTCTCTCTGGGATCGAGGAGGCGGAAGCATTCGTTTCCGGCCGGTCCGGCGCGGTGCGCGGCACCTTGCGGATTTCCGCCCCCACCTCCTTCGGCCGCATGCACATCGCGCCCAATCTCAAGGGCTTCATGGACGCCTATCCGGAACTCGTCGTCAATCTCCTCCTGACCGACGACTTCTCCGACATCGTCGGCGGCGGCTTCGACCTGGCGATCCGCATCGGCGAACTGTCGGATTCCTCGCTCGTCGCGCGCAGGCTCGCCTCGGTGCGGCGCGTGCTCTGCGCCTCGCCGGACTACATCGCCCGCCACGGCATGCCGGCCTCGCTGGAGGACCTAGCGAACCACGTCTGCCTGCCGCCGCACACGCAGGATGTCTGGCGGCTGGAGGGCCCGGAAGGCAACGTCACCTATCGCCCGCACGGACCGCTCTACACCAATTCCAGCGAGGTGGTGCGCGAGGCGGTGTTCTCCGGCATGGGCATCGCGCTGCGCTCGACCTGGGATGTCGGCCCGGCGCTGAAGACCGGAGAGCTCAGCCAGGTGCTGCCGGACTATGAAGGCTCGCGCAACGTGGTGCTCTCCGCCGTCTATCCGAGCCGGCAGTTCCTGCCGGTCAAGGTGCGGCTGTTCATCGATTATCTCGCCGATCTCTACGGTCCCCTGCCCTATTGGGAGCGGTGA
- a CDS encoding FAD-linked oxidase C-terminal domain-containing protein, producing the protein MDQIGFLEPRPAVLARRREIVADLLDLLPEGCLVHEPRELVPFETDAFVSYRRLPLAVALPETTREVAAVLKYCHRYGVPVVPRGAGTSLSGGAIPQEDAVVIGLSKMSKILDVDYANRTATVQAGVTNLNISEAVSADGYFYAPDPSSQLACTIGGNIGMNSGGAHCLKYGVTTNNLLGVKLVLIDGTIVDLGGKALDAGGLDLLGLVCGGEGQLGIVTEATVRLIAKPEGARPVLFGFDSSEEAGACVSDIIAAGIIPVAIEFMDKPAIEICEAFAQAGYPMDVEALLIVEVEGSEAEMDAMLSSIIEIAGRHGVKVVKESQSATEAALIWKGRKSAFGATGRIADYICMDGTVPLGQLSHVLRGTAEIVAKYGLRVANVFHAGDGNMHPLILFNANDPEDAARAEAAGNDILKLCVDAGGCLTGEHGVGIEKRDLMRHQYSQTDLAQQMAVRAAFDPQWLLNPSKVFPLEGRPAA; encoded by the coding sequence ATGGATCAGATCGGGTTCCTGGAGCCGCGGCCGGCGGTTCTTGCCCGCCGCCGCGAGATCGTCGCCGACCTTCTCGATCTCCTGCCGGAAGGCTGTCTCGTGCATGAGCCGCGCGAGCTCGTGCCCTTCGAGACCGACGCTTTCGTCTCCTACCGCCGCCTGCCGCTCGCCGTCGCCCTGCCAGAGACGACGCGCGAGGTCGCCGCCGTGCTCAAATACTGTCATCGCTACGGCGTGCCGGTCGTGCCGCGCGGTGCCGGCACCTCGCTTTCGGGCGGCGCGATCCCGCAAGAGGACGCCGTCGTCATCGGCCTCTCGAAGATGTCGAAGATCCTTGATGTCGATTACGCCAACCGGACGGCGACCGTTCAGGCCGGCGTCACCAATCTCAACATTTCCGAGGCCGTGTCCGCCGACGGCTATTTCTATGCGCCCGATCCGAGCTCGCAGCTCGCCTGCACGATCGGCGGCAATATCGGCATGAATTCCGGCGGCGCGCATTGCCTGAAGTACGGGGTGACGACCAACAACCTGCTCGGCGTCAAGCTGGTGCTGATCGACGGGACGATCGTCGATCTCGGTGGCAAGGCGCTCGATGCTGGCGGGCTCGACCTGCTCGGCCTCGTCTGCGGCGGCGAGGGCCAGCTCGGCATCGTCACCGAGGCGACGGTGCGCCTCATCGCCAAGCCCGAGGGCGCGCGCCCGGTGCTCTTCGGCTTCGACAGTTCGGAGGAGGCGGGCGCCTGCGTCTCCGATATCATTGCCGCCGGCATCATCCCCGTCGCCATCGAGTTCATGGACAAGCCGGCCATCGAGATCTGCGAGGCCTTCGCCCAGGCCGGCTATCCGATGGATGTCGAGGCGCTGCTGATCGTCGAGGTCGAGGGCTCCGAGGCGGAGATGGACGCGATGCTTTCAAGCATCATCGAGATCGCGGGGCGCCATGGCGTGAAGGTCGTCAAGGAAAGCCAGTCGGCGACCGAGGCGGCGCTCATCTGGAAGGGCCGCAAATCCGCCTTCGGCGCCACCGGCCGCATCGCCGACTATATCTGCATGGATGGCACGGTGCCGCTCGGCCAACTGTCTCATGTGCTGCGCGGCACGGCGGAGATCGTCGCGAAATACGGCCTGCGCGTCGCCAACGTCTTCCACGCCGGCGACGGCAACATGCATCCGCTGATCCTGTTCAACGCCAACGACCCGGAGGACGCGGCGCGCGCGGAAGCGGCCGGCAACGATATCCTGAAACTCTGCGTCGATGCTGGCGGCTGCCTTACCGGCGAGCACGGCGTCGGCATCGAGAAGCGCGACCTGATGCGCCATCAATATTCGCAAACTGACCTCGCCCAGCAGATGGCCGTGCGCGCCGCCTTCGATCCGCAATGGCTGCTCAATCCCTCGAAGGTCTTCCCGCTTGAAGGGCGCCCCGCCGCATGA
- a CDS encoding FAD-binding protein, which translates to MTPIHEPLSEEGAARLIQVAALSRTPLVIRGGGTRSLHAAPDGADALSARGLSGIVAYNPAEMTMTARAGTPLEVVEAALAEKRQMLAFEPNDLRGVLGTSGIPTIGGVFATNASGPRRFVAGAARDSLLGVRFVNGRGEIVKAGGRVMKNVTGLDLVKLLAGSHGSLALLTEVTFRLLPVPETSLTLVVSGLNDAEAAAAMATAMSMSVEVSGAAHLPESVRGRFAGGALPDGAATVLRLEGLSASVTVRAEKLAAAMTGFGSLSRLDADVTRRLWREIRDGAPYADGTPRPLWRVSAAPIAGQQLVAALRLETGVDAFYDWQGGLVWLRMEADPEAEMLRRYLKAVGGGHATLLRARPDVLAATEAFQPQADAVAALSARVKASFDPAGLFVSRMVG; encoded by the coding sequence ATGACGCCGATCCACGAACCGCTTTCCGAAGAAGGGGCCGCGCGCCTCATCCAGGTTGCCGCCCTCTCCAGGACGCCCCTTGTCATCCGCGGCGGCGGCACACGCAGCCTCCATGCCGCGCCCGACGGGGCGGATGCGCTTTCGGCGCGCGGCCTTTCCGGCATCGTCGCCTACAATCCCGCTGAGATGACCATGACGGCCCGCGCCGGCACGCCGCTGGAGGTGGTGGAGGCGGCGCTGGCCGAAAAGCGCCAGATGCTCGCCTTCGAGCCGAACGACCTGCGCGGCGTGCTCGGCACATCCGGTATCCCCACCATCGGCGGCGTCTTCGCCACCAACGCCTCCGGCCCCCGGCGCTTCGTGGCGGGCGCGGCGCGCGACAGCCTGCTCGGCGTGCGCTTCGTCAACGGCAGGGGCGAGATCGTGAAGGCCGGCGGCCGGGTGATGAAGAACGTCACCGGCCTCGATCTCGTCAAGCTGCTTGCCGGCTCGCACGGATCGCTGGCGCTCCTGACGGAAGTCACCTTCCGCCTGCTGCCCGTGCCGGAAACATCGCTCACCCTCGTCGTCTCCGGTCTCAACGACGCCGAGGCCGCCGCCGCGATGGCGACGGCCATGTCCATGTCGGTGGAGGTCTCCGGCGCGGCCCACCTGCCGGAAAGCGTGCGCGGCCGTTTCGCCGGCGGCGCGCTGCCGGACGGCGCGGCCACCGTGCTGCGCCTCGAAGGCCTTTCCGCCTCCGTCACCGTGCGCGCGGAAAAGCTTGCCGCCGCCATGACCGGCTTCGGTTCGCTCTCGCGCCTCGACGCGGACGTCACGCGCCGCCTCTGGCGTGAGATCCGCGACGGCGCGCCCTATGCCGACGGCACGCCGCGCCCGCTCTGGCGCGTCTCCGCCGCCCCGATCGCCGGCCAGCAGCTCGTCGCAGCCCTTCGTCTGGAAACCGGCGTGGATGCCTTCTACGACTGGCAGGGCGGCCTCGTCTGGCTGCGCATGGAGGCCGATCCCGAAGCCGAGATGCTGCGCCGTTACCTCAAGGCCGTCGGCGGCGGGCATGCCACGCTGCTGCGGGCCCGGCCGGACGTGCTGGCGGCGACCGAGGCGTTCCAGCCGCAGGCCGACGCCGTCGCGGCGCTTTCGGCGCGGGTGAAGGCGAGCTTCGATCCGGCGGGGTTGTTCGTGTCGCGGATGGTGGGGTGA
- the glcF gene encoding glycolate oxidase subunit GlcF: MQTNFTAEQLADPHVATSEKILRKCVHCGFCTATCPTYVTLGNELDSPRGRIYLIKDMLENGRPADAEVVTHIDRCLSCLACTTTCPSGVDYMHLVDHARMHIEETYRRPFWNRLTRNVLAAVLPHPGRFRLALRAANIGRPFAGLLKRFKPLEPFGAMLDLAPRRLPKASGSAGPGTHPAIGPRRGRVAILSGCAQPVLKPEINAATIRLLTRLGVEVVAPAGEVCCGSLVHHMGREAQALEAARRNVDVWLDEVEKGGLDAIIITASGCGTTIKDYGFMLRLDAAYAGKAARVSALAKDVTEYLSSLDLPQQEAKGLTVAYHSACSMQHGQKITMLPKTLLKKAGFTVRDPAEGHLCCGSAGTYNILQPEISAKLKARKVRNIEATKPDLIATGNIGCITQIATGTEIPILHTVELIDWAYGGEKPAALS, encoded by the coding sequence ATGCAGACCAACTTCACCGCCGAGCAACTCGCCGACCCGCATGTCGCGACATCGGAAAAGATCCTCCGCAAATGCGTGCATTGCGGCTTCTGCACCGCGACCTGTCCCACCTATGTGACGCTCGGCAACGAGCTCGACAGCCCGCGCGGCCGCATCTACCTCATCAAGGACATGCTGGAGAACGGCCGGCCGGCCGATGCCGAGGTCGTCACCCATATCGACCGCTGCCTTTCCTGCCTTGCCTGCACGACCACCTGTCCCTCCGGCGTCGACTATATGCACCTCGTCGATCACGCTCGCATGCATATCGAGGAGACCTACCGGCGGCCCTTCTGGAACCGCTTGACGCGCAATGTGCTTGCCGCAGTGCTGCCCCATCCCGGCCGCTTCCGCCTCGCGCTGAGGGCGGCAAATATCGGCCGTCCCTTCGCCGGTCTCCTCAAGCGTTTCAAGCCGCTCGAACCGTTCGGCGCCATGCTGGACCTTGCGCCACGCAGGCTGCCCAAGGCTTCCGGAAGCGCCGGTCCGGGCACGCATCCGGCCATCGGCCCCCGCCGCGGGCGGGTGGCGATCCTCTCCGGCTGCGCCCAGCCGGTATTGAAGCCGGAGATCAACGCGGCGACGATCCGGCTGCTCACCCGTCTTGGCGTCGAGGTCGTGGCGCCGGCGGGCGAGGTCTGCTGCGGCTCGCTCGTGCACCATATGGGCCGTGAGGCGCAAGCGCTGGAAGCGGCGCGGCGCAATGTCGATGTCTGGCTCGACGAGGTCGAGAAGGGCGGGCTCGATGCCATTATCATCACGGCTTCCGGCTGCGGTACGACCATCAAGGACTACGGCTTCATGCTGCGCCTCGATGCCGCCTATGCCGGCAAGGCGGCGCGGGTCTCCGCCCTAGCCAAGGACGTGACGGAATATCTGTCGTCGCTCGACCTGCCGCAGCAGGAGGCGAAGGGCCTGACCGTCGCCTATCACTCCGCCTGCTCCATGCAGCACGGCCAGAAGATCACCATGCTGCCGAAGACGCTCCTCAAGAAGGCCGGCTTTACTGTCCGCGACCCGGCCGAAGGGCACCTGTGCTGCGGCTCCGCCGGCACCTACAACATCCTCCAGCCGGAGATTTCGGCAAAGCTCAAGGCGCGCAAGGTCAGGAATATCGAGGCGACGAAGCCCGATCTCATCGCGACCGGCAATATCGGCTGCATCACGCAAATCGCGACGGGCACGGAAATCCCGATCCTCCACACCGTGGAACTCATCGACTGGGCCTATGGCGGAGAGAAGCCCGCCGCGCTCTCCTGA
- a CDS encoding L,D-transpeptidase, producing MRKYASILLAAAVAATAIMPATSANAFPGALQGGQVETTSNVTLVAQSQSKKQVAAKFRRTKVRFVTDQQPGTVIVDTNNKFLYYVEGKNRATRYGIGVGRDGFGWSGVVKVGRKAEWPTWTPPAEMRRREAKKGRILPVVQPGGEDNPLGARALYLFKGGRDTIFRIHGTNQPWTIGQNMSSGCIRMMNKDVEHLYARADIGTKVIVVGPGNRQGAVSYNDRGVDFFGTLFGFGG from the coding sequence ATGCGGAAATACGCATCGATCTTGCTCGCGGCGGCCGTTGCCGCCACGGCGATCATGCCGGCGACGTCGGCCAACGCCTTTCCCGGCGCCCTGCAGGGCGGCCAGGTCGAAACGACCTCCAACGTGACGCTCGTCGCGCAGTCGCAGAGCAAGAAGCAGGTCGCGGCGAAGTTCAGGCGCACCAAGGTCCGCTTCGTGACCGACCAGCAACCGGGCACCGTCATCGTCGATACGAACAACAAGTTCCTCTATTATGTCGAGGGCAAGAACAGGGCGACGCGCTACGGCATCGGCGTCGGGCGCGACGGCTTCGGCTGGTCGGGCGTGGTGAAGGTCGGGCGCAAGGCCGAATGGCCCACCTGGACGCCGCCGGCCGAAATGCGCCGGCGCGAGGCCAAGAAGGGCCGCATCCTGCCCGTCGTCCAGCCCGGCGGCGAGGACAATCCGCTCGGCGCCCGCGCGCTCTACCTCTTCAAGGGCGGCCGCGACACGATCTTCCGCATCCACGGCACGAACCAGCCCTGGACGATCGGCCAGAACATGTCGTCGGGCTGCATCCGCATGATGAACAAGGACGTGGAACATCTCTACGCCCGCGCCGACATCGGCACCAAGGTCATCGTGGTCGGCCCCGGCAACAGGCAGGGCGCCGTCAGCTACAACGATCGCGGCGTCGATTTCTTCGGCACGCTGTTCGGCTTCGGCGGCTGA
- a CDS encoding L,D-transpeptidase: MLIRTLLAAAILATTAPAHASDRYGSRPPVIVSPDLTAPWLMQLTGEGVQPAVNTRRIIRRQQVQQRRVIRREGAARVEQVAVTGRVQNPVRSKLDPTYLPQIVSYGSEHKAGTIVIDTNNRFLYLVLGDGKARRYGVGVGKPGFEWAGAHKITRKAEWPSWTPPKEMIRREAAKGHYLPAFMDGGPENPLGSRAMYLGSTLYRIHGTNAPWTIGYAVSSGCIRMRNEDVVDLYERVKVGTKVIVI, from the coding sequence ATGTTGATACGAACCCTTCTTGCAGCAGCCATCCTGGCCACCACGGCCCCCGCCCATGCCAGCGACCGGTACGGAAGCCGGCCGCCCGTCATCGTCAGCCCGGACCTTACCGCCCCCTGGCTGATGCAGCTCACCGGCGAGGGCGTGCAGCCAGCCGTCAACACGCGCCGCATCATCCGGCGCCAGCAGGTGCAGCAGCGCCGCGTCATCCGCCGCGAGGGCGCGGCCCGCGTCGAGCAGGTGGCGGTGACGGGCCGCGTGCAGAACCCGGTCCGCTCGAAGCTCGACCCGACATACCTGCCGCAGATCGTCTCCTACGGCAGCGAGCACAAGGCCGGCACGATCGTCATCGACACCAACAACCGCTTCCTCTATCTCGTGCTCGGCGATGGCAAGGCGCGGCGCTACGGCGTCGGCGTCGGCAAGCCGGGCTTCGAATGGGCCGGGGCGCACAAGATCACCCGCAAGGCGGAATGGCCGAGCTGGACGCCGCCCAAGGAGATGATCCGGCGCGAGGCCGCCAAGGGTCACTACCTGCCGGCCTTCATGGACGGCGGCCCGGAGAACCCGCTCGGCTCGCGCGCCATGTATCTCGGCTCGACGCTCTATCGTATCCACGGCACGAACGCGCCCTGGACGATCGGCTACGCCGTCTCTTCCGGCTGCATCCGCATGCGCAACGAGGACGTCGTCGATCTCTACGAGCGCGTGAAGGTCGGCACCAAGGTCATCGTGATCTGA
- a CDS encoding DNA-3-methyladenine glycosylase I has translation MTERGLLVGEDGRTRCAWHGGLDDYRRYHDEEWGHPVTSDQRLFEKICLEGFQSGLSWLTILRKRESFRAAFAGFDFDKVATFGEEDIARCLADTGIVRHRGKIVSTINNARRAQDLRAEFGTLARYFWSFEPKPEERPARVEWDVIVANPTTSTSVRLSKDLKKRGWTFVGPTTVYAFMQAMGLVNDHVEGCFCRAEVENKRNLLARP, from the coding sequence ATGACGGAACGGGGATTGTTGGTTGGCGAGGATGGCCGGACGCGCTGCGCCTGGCACGGCGGGCTGGACGACTACCGCCGCTATCACGACGAGGAATGGGGCCATCCCGTCACCAGCGACCAGCGCCTTTTCGAGAAGATCTGCCTCGAAGGGTTCCAGTCGGGCCTGTCCTGGCTCACGATCCTGCGCAAGCGCGAAAGTTTTCGCGCCGCCTTCGCCGGCTTCGACTTCGACAAGGTGGCGACCTTCGGCGAGGAGGATATCGCCCGCTGTCTTGCCGATACCGGCATCGTGCGTCACCGCGGCAAGATCGTCTCGACGATCAACAATGCCCGCCGCGCGCAGGATCTGCGCGCCGAATTCGGCACGCTCGCCCGTTACTTCTGGAGCTTCGAGCCGAAGCCCGAGGAACGGCCGGCGCGGGTGGAATGGGACGTCATCGTCGCCAACCCGACGACATCGACCTCCGTGCGCCTGTCGAAGGACCTCAAGAAGCGCGGCTGGACCTTCGTCGGTCCCACCACGGTCTATGCTTTCATGCAGGCCATGGGCCTCGTCAACGACCATGTGGAAGGATGTTTTTGCCGCGCCGAAGTCGAGAACAAGAGAAATCTGCTCGCGCGGCCATGA
- the copM gene encoding CopM family metallochaperone: protein MNAKTLFLGAALTLAFTLPAAAQEADHSGHQGMTMEAPAEGQAASTQAFIDANTKMHKAMDIAFTGNADVDFVRGMIAHHQGAIDMAKVELEHGKDPAIRKLAEDVITAQEGEIKMMEEWLAKNAK from the coding sequence ATGAACGCAAAGACGTTGTTTCTCGGCGCGGCCCTCACGCTCGCCTTCACCCTGCCCGCAGCCGCCCAGGAGGCCGACCATTCCGGCCATCAGGGCATGACGATGGAGGCCCCCGCCGAAGGCCAGGCCGCTTCCACGCAGGCCTTCATCGACGCCAATACGAAGATGCACAAGGCGATGGACATCGCATTCACCGGCAATGCCGACGTGGACTTCGTGCGCGGCATGATCGCCCATCACCAGGGCGCAATCGACATGGCGAAGGTGGAACTAGAGCACGGCAAGGACCCGGCGATCCGCAAGCTCGCCGAAGACGTCATCACCGCCCAGGAGGGCGAGATCAAGATGATGGAAGAATGGCTGGCGAAGAACGCCAAGTAA
- a CDS encoding helix-turn-helix domain-containing protein, whose translation MPAVVLTTGHDLVDQLRAYRLKVGLTQDDIAWKLGFASTTVSRWERGIAVPDLRATGAIVDFLRRADAQTERRLLKAILAARDSRNLWEGRDIRYLGGSQQEYRESPEMRAVVGTSIRRYLTGHYRDCLEDRALVASLYARDIASIEIYGGTALSVTSIPAGHVQMKRLCFQSEMRGIIRGDTHSVLIPEAQAPVSSAVIVHSWDGLLRRP comes from the coding sequence TTGCCGGCTGTCGTCCTCACCACCGGCCATGATCTGGTCGATCAGCTTCGAGCCTACCGCCTCAAGGTGGGCCTGACCCAGGACGACATCGCCTGGAAGCTCGGCTTTGCGTCAACCACCGTCTCGCGCTGGGAGCGCGGCATCGCCGTGCCGGATCTGCGCGCGACGGGCGCCATCGTCGATTTCCTGCGCCGCGCCGACGCGCAGACCGAGCGCCGCCTGCTGAAGGCCATCCTCGCCGCGCGCGACAGCCGCAATCTGTGGGAGGGCCGCGACATCCGCTATCTCGGCGGTTCGCAGCAGGAATACCGCGAGAGCCCGGAAATGCGCGCCGTCGTCGGCACGAGCATCCGCCGCTACCTGACCGGCCACTATCGCGACTGCTTGGAGGACCGGGCGCTGGTCGCCAGCCTCTATGCCCGCGACATCGCCAGCATCGAGATCTACGGCGGTACGGCGCTTTCGGTGACGTCCATCCCGGCGGGCCATGTGCAGATGAAGCGGCTTTGCTTCCAGTCGGAGATGCGCGGCATCATCCGCGGCGATACCCATTCAGTCCTCATTCCCGAGGCCCAGGCGCCCGTCTCCTCCGCCGTCATCGTGCACAGTTGGGACGGCCTGTTGCGCCGGCCTTGA